The following are encoded in a window of Brevibacillus ruminantium genomic DNA:
- a CDS encoding stalk domain-containing protein → MKKIASTLVAGIVVLSGVWASADSNITIKMNGHELQTDVPPQIVKGSTLVPIRSVAEGLGASVTFDADKRIVFVTDGKQKQSVPITYQQNSNQINEIKLVVNGKEVKSDVAPRIVNGRAMVPVRVIAEQFGSSVEWNPEKKTIWIANKIINPAAKDFQGQAMITFSYDDGLDTFYENALPLHEKYGIPATLNVIAERIKNGANTEFLDADQIKDSYARGVEIGSHAYSHYDPLTSNNDEDLEFELSKSKEILLGIVPKVDTIAIPFSAYDNRVREVAKKYYKGVRVFEHQQNHIPPDDPYWLHTAIAVTNETTFDQIKARIDEAVKNKQWCIIMLHGIKTENDELYEIKPELLKRTLEYVNHLGREKILPVNTIDGLTISAQKQGK, encoded by the coding sequence ATGAAAAAGATAGCATCAACGCTTGTCGCTGGAATTGTCGTGTTGTCAGGTGTATGGGCGTCTGCCGACTCCAACATTACCATCAAGATGAATGGGCATGAGCTTCAGACAGATGTGCCGCCGCAAATTGTGAAGGGAAGTACCCTTGTACCGATCCGTTCAGTCGCAGAGGGTTTGGGGGCTTCTGTTACCTTTGATGCAGACAAAAGAATCGTCTTTGTAACGGATGGGAAACAAAAACAGAGCGTTCCCATTACATATCAACAAAATTCAAACCAAATAAACGAGATAAAATTGGTCGTTAACGGTAAAGAGGTAAAATCGGATGTAGCTCCCCGAATCGTTAACGGAAGAGCAATGGTGCCTGTTCGAGTGATTGCAGAACAATTCGGTTCATCTGTCGAGTGGAATCCGGAAAAGAAAACCATTTGGATTGCGAATAAGATTATCAACCCTGCGGCGAAGGATTTTCAGGGACAAGCGATGATCACATTCTCGTATGATGACGGATTGGATACGTTTTATGAGAATGCTCTGCCTTTGCATGAAAAATACGGGATTCCTGCTACGCTGAATGTGATCGCGGAAAGGATAAAAAACGGAGCAAATACGGAATTCCTGGATGCAGACCAGATCAAAGACAGCTATGCCAGGGGTGTAGAGATCGGTTCCCATGCCTACTCCCATTACGATCCTTTAACCAGCAACAACGACGAAGACCTGGAATTTGAGCTTTCGAAAAGCAAAGAAATCCTTTTGGGCATCGTGCCAAAAGTAGATACAATCGCCATTCCGTTTTCCGCTTACGATAATCGTGTAAGGGAAGTTGCCAAGAAATACTACAAAGGTGTCCGTGTTTTTGAACATCAACAAAATCATATTCCTCCGGACGATCCTTATTGGCTGCACACCGCAATTGCAGTAACCAATGAGACGACGTTCGACCAAATCAAGGCTCGTATCGATGAAGCGGTAAAAAACAAGCAATGGTGTATAATCATGCTTCACGGGATCAAAACAGAAAACGACGAGTTGTATGAAATCAAACCAGAGTTGCTCAAGCGGACCCTCGAATATGTCAATCACTTAGGAAGAGAAAAAATCTTGCCGGTGAACACGATAGACGGCTTGACGATATCAGCACAAAAGCAAGGGAAGTAA
- a CDS encoding SDR family NAD(P)-dependent oxidoreductase has translation MKKAIVVGATGGTGAAITEELAKRGIRTVAFGRSLQKLEQLKDRLGNPENVTIATGDAFQPNDIAMAAEGADVLFHCANVPYHEMESRLIPLGESVMMAADQLGLKVVVIDGIYPYGRRQMDRVTEEHPKQPHTRKGKTRLAYEKMLFDSRWSQAKVMITRLPDYYGPTANEASYLGSTLDAIAAGKMAFFIGNMRVPREYVYLPDAAFMIVELAANDETSGGNWNIPGAGLISGREIVRIARQASGSAKPVISLGPVGLSLLGLAVPVMKEVVEMLYLTEEPLTLSGEKYERLIGPVRATPFEEGITKTIRMLQRKNKSTLK, from the coding sequence GGAGCTCGCTAAGCGAGGGATTCGAACGGTGGCCTTCGGAAGATCTTTACAAAAGCTGGAGCAACTCAAAGATAGGCTGGGTAATCCCGAGAATGTAACCATAGCAACAGGTGACGCTTTCCAACCGAATGACATCGCCATGGCGGCAGAAGGTGCGGATGTCCTGTTCCATTGCGCGAATGTGCCGTATCACGAGATGGAGAGCAGGCTGATTCCTTTAGGTGAATCAGTGATGATGGCCGCCGACCAGCTAGGCTTGAAAGTAGTCGTAATTGACGGCATTTATCCCTATGGAAGAAGACAGATGGACCGGGTCACCGAGGAGCATCCGAAGCAGCCGCATACCAGAAAAGGGAAGACAAGGCTTGCTTACGAGAAAATGCTGTTCGACAGCCGGTGGAGCCAGGCAAAAGTAATGATCACCCGCTTGCCGGATTATTACGGCCCCACGGCGAACGAGGCTTCTTATCTGGGCTCGACTCTCGATGCCATCGCAGCCGGCAAGATGGCATTTTTCATCGGCAATATGCGGGTCCCTCGGGAATACGTGTATTTGCCTGACGCAGCATTTATGATTGTGGAGCTGGCTGCCAATGACGAAACCTCTGGAGGGAACTGGAATATTCCGGGGGCAGGCCTGATTTCAGGCAGGGAGATCGTGCGAATCGCCAGGCAGGCAAGCGGAAGCGCCAAACCGGTTATTTCATTGGGGCCAGTTGGGCTGTCATTGCTCGGTCTGGCTGTACCAGTTATGAAGGAGGTAGTGGAAATGCTTTACTTAACCGAAGAGCCGCTTACCTTAAGCGGGGAAAAATACGAGAGGTTGATCGGCCCGGTGCGTGCGACACCTTTTGAAGAAGGTATTACGAAGACGATTCGCATGTTGCAAAGAAAAAATAAGTCTACATTGAAGTAA